A section of the Humulus lupulus chromosome 2, drHumLupu1.1, whole genome shotgun sequence genome encodes:
- the LOC133815361 gene encoding uncharacterized protein LOC133815361, translating to MSQEKKKQGIIENNSGEEKVTKGLAEKEVVPPVSIEHDIKILYAQRLPLEQIPRYVKFMKEIRSNKRKMGDYETVALNEECSAILQRMLPQKLRDPGSFTIPCTIWDFECKLALCDLGASINLMLLSVFRRLGLGEARPTIVTLQLADRPVKHPRGIIEDVMVKVDNFIFLKDFIVFNVGEDENVPIIQGRPFLATGPALIKVQKGQLRLRVQGDEVVLNMEQNLVKDLLVLSLTIDDIDEEDYEEGVSYLNWIQSYRPLREKRFEEIGQGPERPLPSIENPLVLELKALPKHLCNAYRGAKETLPVIVSTFLTEVEVEKLLKGIKSS from the exons ATGAGTCAGGAGAAAAAGAAACAAGGCATAATAGAGAATAATTCTGGTGAAGAGAAGGTTACTAAAGGCTTAGCAGAGAAAGAAGTGGTACCACCAGTGAGCATTGAGCATGATATAAAGATTCTGTATGCACAGAGACTCC CATTGGAACAAATCCCTAGATATgtaaagtttatgaaggagatccGGTCTAACAAGAGGAAGATGGGAGATTATGAAACTGTAGCATTGAATGAAGAGTGTAGTGCTATTTTACAAAGAATGCTCCcacaaaagttaagagatcctgGTAGTTTTACTATACCATGCACCATTTGGGATTTTGAATGCAAGCTTGCATTgtgtgatctgggggcaagtataAATTTGATGCTATTGTCAGTATTTCGCAGACTTGGATTGGGAGAAGCGAGGCCCACGATCGTGACATTACAGTTGGCAGATAGACCAGTCAAACACCCAAGAGGTATTATAGAAGATGTGATGGTAAAGGTGGATAATTTTATCTTTCTGAaagattttattgtttttaatgtGGGGGAGGATGAGAATGTCCCAATTATTCAGGGGAGaccatttttagcaactgggcCAGCTTTAATAAAAGTGCAAAAAGGACAATTACGGTTGAGAGTGCAAGGTGATGAAGTAGTACTCAAC ATGGAGCAGAATCTAGTAAAAGATCTGCTTGTGCTGAGTCTTACAATCGATGACATAGATGAAGAGGATTATGAGGAGGGAGTGAGTTATTTGAATTGGATACAATCGTATAGACCGTTGAGAGAGAAGAGGTTTGAAGAAATTGGTCAAGGGCCTGAGAGACCACTACCATCCATTGAGAACCCTCTTGTTCTAGAATTAAAGGCTTTGCCAAAGCATTTATGCAATGCATATCGTGGAGCAAAGGAAACCCTTCCAGTTATAGTATCTACATTTCTTACTGAGGTAGAGGTAGAAAAGTTATTGAAGGGTATTAAGAGTTCATAA